The genome window AGAGTTCTTACATAATGTTAGCAATTAGGGGACGGTCACAGAGTCCACTGCAGCCCTGAATACAAAACAATTGAAaacctacactgagtgtacaaaacattaaggacacctgctctttccatgacatagactgaccaggtgaatccaggtgaaagctatgatcccttattgatgtccctAGTTAAATCAACTTAAATCATTGTAGATGAACGGGAGACAGGTTAGGAAGGAATTTTAAGCCCTGAAACATGGATTGTATATATGTACCATTCAgacggtgaatgggcaagacaaaagatttacgtgcttttgaacagggtatggtagtaggtgctttACCCCACcttgacaaaactgtgggaagaattggagtctacatgggccagcatccctgtggagtcCATTCCCCGACAAATTGATGctcttctgagggcaaaagggggagtacacctcaatattaggaaggtgttcttaatgtttggtacactcagtgtatacacgCACAtaaacagagtgtacaaaacaaaacattaaggacaccttcctaacaGATTGTATctcttgtcttgcccattcaccctctgaatggcacacacacaatccatgtctcaattgtctcaaggcttaaaaatccttctttaacctgtctcgtcCCCTTCAGGGGGGAGGCAGAGGAAAGATTCTTTGCCATTCATTGTTATTTACAGTTACTTACAGTAGAAATCATAGGAGATTTGAAATACTGTATGTATGGCGTGCAGACAGAATGAAatgatgacacacacaaacacacacactcacgagaCAGAATGTCCTAGTAATAAAGGATGCCACAGTCCTATACACACCTGTTTAATAACTACTGTGCAAATACCTGCGGACATATGCACACACCGTGCTCTGCCCTGCAGACATGATGACAGATGGATAAGCTAATCTTTCACTAAAGCAAACTGTTCTGAGGAATCACATACCACAATCATCACATGACCCAACAGGGGAGATAATGTTCTATTAATGTTTTTTCTTCTAACCAGTACAGTCAGGGAGGGATGGGCCGACCCATAGTCTGGTTCTTCTAAAGGTTTCTTCCTTTTAGGGACTGTTTCCTTGCCACTGTGCTGCTATTAGCTCTTACTGGGTCTAGGCCAGTAAAGCACTTTctgacaaaacatttataaatTAATGCAATTTCATTAATTGATTGATGCATTGATTGATTGCAGAGAGTGAGCGGCCAGTGAAGGAGTGTTTCCTGGCAGTGCTGTCGTCTCACGGGGAGGAGGGCTGTGTGTTCGGGGCGGATGGAAGACCGGTTAGACTGTCCCACATCTTCTCCTGCTTCAACAACTCACACATGGAGGGAAAGACCAAACTGTTCTTTATCCAGGTCAGTACCATTATCATCAATCACCACATCCACAACAAAAAAATCAGTCAGTGATATAACAATCATCATTAGtaatcatctctccctctctccctaggcGTGTCGTGGGGGTGAGCTGGATGATGGGGTGACAGTGGAGACGGATTcagcaggaagtgatgtcactgagGACACTCTGTCTCAGTACCTGTCCATCCCCATGGATACAGCGGTGATGTACGCCACCACGCCAGGTTACGGGGCCTTCATGCACCCTCTGGGGGCTGTCTTCCTCCAGACACTCTGCATCCTATTGGAGGAGGAAGGGGGCAGAGCCTTGGAGCTGACACGCCTCCTGACACGCCTCTCCCACCGTGTAGCCTTTGGCTTCCAGGCCAAAGGTCGTCTGCTGGGGGGGAAGAAGGAAATGCCTTGCTTCGTATCGCGACTGACCAGAGAGGTGTTCCCATTCGCCGAGCCCGGGAAGGAGGGCGGGGCCAATGGGCTTTCTGCAACGACATTGGTCAACCCAGAGTACAACAGACCTCGCAAACCATCTATAAGCTAAACCCGAAGCCTTTGTGAGATCTAAAGACACTTGTCGCTCACAGATTGACAGGGTAGACTTGCTCTGTCAGCTACATTAGTACGGATGACTTTCGATGTGTTGTTAGccagagggttgtgagtttgtGCCAAGGTTGGGACAGAATTTCCACTCTGTTACTTGTGTGCATGTTCGTGTGCATAATAGAAACAGGACATTGTGAAGATCAGATATGCGGATAAAGGATCAGATCTGGAGGTGTTGATAGTTTCACCACAGAGTAGATGATTATGGCGTCTTCCTTTACAGACAACTGATGCATCTTAAAATATTCTAGATAATGAACGGTATACTATGTTATTTGAGTCTATTTCTTTAATCAAAATGGCAATCTATGCCTAAGCTTCTGCTTCTATGCTTTTATTTGAAACCACTAAATGTAAGTTGAACACACATGCTCAATGTTGAGTATGTTAAAAACGACTTGCGTGTGACAATATATTGTTTTCATTCATTGCTTTGATAAATATAATGTTCAAGGTGTTTTCAGTATTTTAACTGAGACAATACATGACTGTATTCCTAAGTTGTAGCATTCTGACTGATACAGTGAGATGGAGAGTAAGTTGAAGAAGACACAGCTTTACGCCAGACCAGTGCACCAGCAGGCTCAGATTTGAGTACCTCTGCTGTAGGAGGAACACCAGTCCAGGTAGACTAAAAGATTAAAGTCACGCTacagtctccttttcacctcatttacttaacaaaaggaaCATCTCAATAAGTGGCCCAGGTATCCTCATGACATGGCACAAGTGGGGTTCTCTATTTCTCAACTATTGTTCCCGCAAGCATGGGGGAGtccatcagaccaactccttgaatggCTGACTCCAAGAAGTTTGAACTtgtgtaattttttgttgttgctaaaaACGTGTTATTCTTTACCCTTAAGTGTGTGTATATTACTGTATacgtgggatattgtttttccaACAGGAAAAGTAAAAAGATTGCTGGAATGCGTCTTTACTCTTTGAACCCACATACTGAGCTGTGAGAAGGACTATAGGCCTTTccccagacagacaagacagggaAAGAAGAACACATAACATGAACGCCTGTCACCTGATACACTCTGGCACATAATTACCTACCACAAACAAAGCACACTGATAAACCACCTCATAAACGCCTTCCACACACAACATCTGATCCATTACTGATACAAATGTACTTCTCAGCACTATCACTTTTCACTCTCAAGACTCATTTACAGTAAGACGGACTCTCTGCTGAGGAACTCTGAGGTCATGAACATAAGAGTTACATGTTTAATCATTAACCTGGGAGTTCCTTCAACCAGCTGATTAAATTTAGTAGAGCAACTGATACCATACACCTATGCATTTACATTTTACCCATTGAGCCGACGCTCTTATCcaggacttacaggagcaattagggttaagtgccttgctcaagggcacatcaacatattttatacctggtcgggtattcgaaccagcaaccattCAGTTACTGGCTCTTAACCTCTAGAATACCTGCTCAGAGATTACCCAGGgctggtacagacacacacacacgacttctGCGTTCCAAATACCCAAATTCAGCCTTGCTCCGATTGTAAGACGATTAGATCAGTGACTGTGCACTTTATTGTAGTAATAAAGGTTGAGTTGAGGAAACTTGTTCTTGAACAgatatcaaaatcaaatcaaatgttacttgtcacatgcgccaaaaacaaatggtgtagaccttacaagcccttaatttcttgaactgcattgttggttaagaaaatatttactaaataaagtaaaaaaaaatatatataaatatataacaataaaaaaataacaataacgaggctatatacaggggggtaccggtaccgagtcaatgtgcgggggtacaggttagttgaggtaatttgtacatttaggtaggggtaaagtgactatgcatataaaataaacagtgagtagcagcagtgtaaaaacaaagggggtggaggtgtcaatgtaaatagtcagggtggccatttgattaattgttcagccgtcttatggcttggtggtagaagctgttaaggacccTTTTGggacatagacttggcgctccggtaccgcttgccatgcggtagcagagagaacagcattacttgggtgactggagcctttgacaatgttttgggccttcctctgacaacgcctagtatataggtcctggatgtcaggaagcttggccccagtgatgtactgggctgaacgcagtaccctctgtagcgccttacggtcagattccattccaggcagtgatgcaaccggtcaggatgctctcgatggtacagctgtagaacttaaggatctggggacccatgtcaaatcttttcagtctcctgagggggaaaaggcgcggtcgtgccctcttcacgactgtcttggtgtgtttggaccatgattgtttgttggtgatgtgtactccaaggaacttgaaactctacctgctccactacagccccgtcaatgttaatgaggacatgttcggccctccttttgctgtagtccacgatcatctcctatgtcttgctcacgttgagggagagattgttgtctgggcaccacactgccaggtctctgatctcctccctatagggtgtctcatcattgtcggtgatcaggcctaccaccgttatcGCCAGCAAACTTGGTGACTTGATGTGCCAAGTCATGCTtggccactcagtcatgggtgaacaggaggggactaagcacgcacattTTATTTGTGCTGGTCAAACATTGAGGTTCATAGGAAACACCTACCTTCGATGATGAGATCCATTGAAGATGCAGTGTGTTTATTTGAAAGACTATGCTACCAAAGGCAAAgacaacacagaaacagacacttTTCAGAAATAAGTAGATGTTTATTATCAAGACTCAGTCATACGGGGGGTTATAAAAgaataggggagggagggaaaacagATCTACACACATTACTACAACAAAGACTGAAACGTACTTTGATctatttttctttaaaaaattaACCTTtacttttttgtattttataCAAGTAGCAAATTGGACAAATGAATACAAAAAAAGGTAAGATGTTGCAATACCATTTGACAAAAGAATGTAGTTACATGAACACAAGTTAAGAGGTGTGGTCAAATATTGACCAATAATTGTTTCCTTTTCATACTAATATAAAACCAGGTCTAATATCTataaaaggttaaaaaagtttATTTACAGACAAAAAAAGCAATAAAAAAAGTAGGAAGAAATTGGCCCTAATCCTAAGGCAACAGGGGGTGTTGCAGGCTTTTTCCCCAGCCCAACACTAACATGATTCCGCTAATCAATGAATAATGATCTTCATTTAAACCTCTATTCAAACACTATTTAAATTGTGTGTGTTGCTAGGCTGGAGCATCATGTAGCCCTCAAGGAGTTGTTCACCCCTGCCCACAGAGTAGAGTGGACTGTCCTACACACTGACAAGGGGTCAGATATTCTTTCATCCCACCCATGATTAGACAGGGTTTAGAGGTATCTGTGGTTAGGGGTAGTGTAATGCTTAAGGTTACGGCTGGCCTTAGAGGAATCTGATCATAGATCTGTGGTTAGCGTCTTTGGGTTTTAATTATTATTTCTAGTGACGAGGGAGAGTGGCTGGGACTGGAGCATGGCATGATGGGAGCTCATTGTTGATTCGTGGATAGAGGTGGGAGGAGCTAAGCCAGAGGCAAAGGGGATTGGTCGAGACAGAAGTGGTGGAGTCTGTTTGCTGGATGAGTTCATGTGGAGAGAAaatgggggatgagaggagggggatgaagatGAAGAGGTATTGGGGGTAGGGGgcggggggaggtgtgtgtgagttAATAAATGTGGATGTGTGTGAGACTGGATGTGGGTGTAAGCCTGaccgtgtgtgtccctgtgtgacTGCAGACGAGGGGGTTTGGTGGTGAGGGAGAGGGGCTGGACCTGCTCAGGATGTGTGTGCtcggagtgtgagtgtgtgtgttcggtgtgtgtgGGTGCGGGAGCGGCAGGGGAGGCCAGAGCAGTGGTGGGCGTGGCTGGAGAGTCCAGAGAGGAGGCGGGACTAGCctgggacaggtgtgtgtgtgtcaggtgtgtgtgagaCACACTGGGTCTCTCCTGAGTTCCATACGACACACACGACTTTTTGAGCTGCGCGGAGAAGTGCTCTAGagacaaaataaaaac of Salmo salar chromosome ssa01, Ssal_v3.1, whole genome shotgun sequence contains these proteins:
- the LOC106568012 gene encoding LOW QUALITY PROTEIN: caspase-3 (The sequence of the model RefSeq protein was modified relative to this genomic sequence to represent the inferred CDS: deleted 1 base in 1 codon) → MVSIFLEMPLWRRTKAGDEECNRAVLVTMSNFDHGVPLCRRPGAEKDAKRLHRTLTRLGYRVDIHTDLTSHEMYTLFKTESERPVKECFLAVLSSHGEEGCVFGADGRPVRLSHIFSCFNNSHMEGKTKLFFIQACRGGELDDGVTVETDSAGSDVTEDTLSQYLSIPMDTAVMYATTPGYGAFMHPLGAVFLQTLCILLEEEGGRALELTRLLTRLSHRVAFGFQAKGRLLGGKKEMPCFVSRLTREVFPFAEPGRRAGPMGFLQRHWSTQSTTDLANHL